The Metabacillus sp. B2-18 genome has a window encoding:
- the istA gene encoding IS21 family transposase, whose product MDKWEMYMEIRQLLKQGFSQTKIAEKLGISRSTVYRHLKKSPSEMADWVESLKNKKRILDPNKELILSWLRMHPDMSAAQVYDWLLEKYEDINIGESTVRSYVKDLREEYQIKKETSPRMYEAIPDPPMGEQMQVDFGHTRQQTADNKEIKLTFIAFVLSHSRQKYKEWLDRPFTTQDVIRAHENAFKWYGGMTNEIVYDQDSLIVVSENGGDLILTKEFQNYRESRGLNLRVCRKADPESKGRIENVVGFIKQNFAKHRVFHNIDSWNEQGWEWLNRTGNFKVHNTTKKRPFEVFLLEKQHLKPVSKKIDIQNNYDTSIARCVHKDNTIRFGSNRYSLPLGTYNKLDKVCIKETENKELIIYIPDTGEIIAKHMIPNGKGQLVKDRKHSRDRTKGVEAYISTVAEEFEDKERAYQYLEKVREKNPRYIKDQLQIILREAKESNSEVLTKALAECVKRKLFSATDFSDIVAYVKRQRQINETVIENKIEIKPLNKLSEWVLETDAHKRKVDSYTVLMEVK is encoded by the coding sequence GTGGATAAGTGGGAAATGTACATGGAAATAAGACAATTATTAAAACAAGGATTTAGTCAAACTAAAATAGCTGAAAAGTTAGGGATTTCAAGGTCAACAGTTTACAGACATTTGAAGAAATCACCTTCGGAGATGGCTGATTGGGTAGAATCTCTTAAGAATAAAAAGAGAATACTAGATCCCAATAAAGAGCTGATACTATCTTGGTTGAGGATGCATCCGGATATGTCAGCTGCACAAGTGTATGATTGGCTTCTGGAGAAATATGAAGATATAAATATTGGGGAGAGTACAGTTAGAAGTTATGTAAAGGATCTTAGAGAAGAATACCAGATAAAAAAAGAAACGTCTCCTCGAATGTATGAGGCAATCCCCGATCCCCCGATGGGCGAACAAATGCAGGTAGACTTCGGACATACAAGGCAACAGACAGCTGATAATAAGGAGATTAAGCTAACCTTTATAGCCTTTGTCCTCTCCCACTCTAGACAAAAATATAAAGAGTGGTTGGATAGACCTTTTACAACACAGGATGTAATTAGAGCGCATGAGAATGCATTCAAGTGGTACGGTGGAATGACCAATGAGATTGTGTATGATCAAGATAGTTTAATTGTAGTTAGTGAAAATGGTGGAGATTTAATTTTAACAAAAGAGTTTCAAAATTATAGGGAATCTAGGGGTTTGAACCTTCGTGTTTGTCGCAAAGCTGACCCAGAAAGTAAAGGAAGAATAGAAAATGTTGTAGGATTCATAAAACAAAACTTTGCCAAACATAGAGTATTCCATAACATTGATTCCTGGAACGAACAAGGTTGGGAATGGCTAAACAGAACTGGGAACTTTAAGGTACACAACACAACAAAAAAAAGACCGTTTGAAGTGTTTCTCCTCGAAAAGCAACACTTAAAGCCGGTCTCCAAAAAAATAGATATTCAAAATAACTATGATACAAGTATAGCAAGGTGTGTCCATAAGGACAATACAATTCGTTTCGGTTCAAATCGGTACTCTCTTCCACTTGGCACATACAACAAATTGGATAAAGTATGTATCAAGGAAACGGAGAATAAAGAACTGATTATTTATATCCCTGATACTGGCGAAATCATTGCAAAACATATGATTCCAAATGGCAAAGGCCAATTAGTAAAAGATAGAAAACATAGTAGAGACCGTACAAAAGGAGTCGAAGCATATATTAGCACAGTGGCCGAGGAATTTGAAGATAAAGAACGAGCCTATCAATATTTAGAGAAGGTTAGAGAGAAAAATCCTCGTTACATTAAAGACCAACTGCAAATTATCTTGCGTGAAGCAAAAGAAAGCAATAGCGAAGTACTAACCAAGGCGTTAGCAGAGTGCGTAAAAAGGAAACTATTTAGTGCAACAGATTTTAGCGATATCGTTGCATATGTGAAACGTCAACGCCAGATAAATGAAACAGTTATAGAAAACAAAATAGAAATCAAACCTTTGAACAAGCTGTCTGAATGGGTTTTAGAAACAGATGCACACAAAAGAAAAGTAGATTCTTACACGGTGTTAATGGAGGTAAAATAA
- the istB gene encoding IS21-like element helper ATPase IstB produces MSQLQQIQDIMKALRLVETAKHLPHLIREAEQKDQSFTQFLLDVTTYEQARREEKQLNNRLKWATFPFSKTLEEFNLKEQKSLSNKQLNRLRDLTWVEQLYNLILLGPPGVGKTHLAVGLGIEAINQGYKAIFTSMGDLVHNLKTEEFTRKSKARMKRIREADLVIIDDLMFMAMDQQEANMFFHLINDLYNQSSIILTSNKAPKEWGELLGDQAITTAILDRILHRVEIIHLNEDSYRMKHRSTIFGEQSVSN; encoded by the coding sequence ATGAGTCAACTTCAACAAATACAAGACATAATGAAAGCATTAAGACTCGTTGAAACTGCCAAACACCTACCCCATTTGATCAGAGAAGCTGAGCAAAAGGACCAATCATTCACTCAATTTTTATTAGATGTAACAACCTATGAGCAAGCTCGAAGAGAGGAAAAGCAATTAAATAATCGCTTAAAGTGGGCTACCTTTCCTTTTAGTAAAACACTCGAGGAATTCAATTTGAAAGAACAGAAGTCTTTAAGTAATAAACAATTAAATAGATTAAGAGACTTAACTTGGGTTGAACAGTTATACAATTTAATATTACTAGGACCGCCTGGTGTAGGCAAAACGCACCTGGCGGTCGGGCTAGGTATAGAGGCAATAAACCAAGGATACAAAGCTATTTTTACTTCAATGGGAGACCTAGTTCATAATCTGAAAACGGAAGAATTCACGCGCAAATCTAAAGCAAGAATGAAGAGAATTAGAGAAGCAGATTTAGTTATCATAGATGACTTGATGTTCATGGCAATGGATCAACAAGAAGCAAATATGTTTTTCCATTTAATAAACGATTTATATAACCAATCGTCCATTATTCTAACTTCTAACAAGGCTCCAAAAGAATGGGGAGAATTATTAGGAGATCAAGCTATAACAACAGCTATTCTAGATAGAATTCTGCATCGAGTAGAGATTATTCATTTAAATGAAGATAGTTATCGTATGAAGCATCGTTCTACCATATTTGGGGAACAAAGTGTTTCAAATTAA
- a CDS encoding YwmB family TATA-box binding protein codes for MKKSNLVFLLCSIFVISVFIKEAKAFLNYNNELMQITEIAKQHNIEIDKWSMYIKEPITEYTNTIDINKRIKEIKSVEREFKWTKTQFKEGHYKIIGERESSNLDINEKILIIYFPLKDKYNLSITYDIKGSNWDKKKWSNISTLYKSKIENGSVYYTIEGTTRINEPIYEEATNLLKSFSGEKLQSLNEKNFVSVSAYTDRWNTKLPLGNNQFMNLHIVYRNSNDSNENIKVTIGTPIITSEY; via the coding sequence ATGAAAAAATCAAATCTTGTATTTTTGTTATGTAGTATTTTTGTAATATCGGTTTTTATAAAAGAAGCTAAAGCGTTTTTAAATTATAATAATGAATTAATGCAAATAACAGAGATTGCTAAACAGCATAATATAGAAATAGATAAATGGTCTATGTATATAAAAGAACCTATCACAGAATATACCAATACAATTGATATAAACAAAAGAATAAAGGAAATCAAAAGTGTAGAAAGAGAATTCAAATGGACAAAAACGCAATTTAAGGAAGGCCATTATAAAATTATTGGCGAAAGAGAATCATCAAATTTGGATATCAATGAAAAAATCCTTATTATATACTTCCCTCTGAAAGATAAATACAATTTAAGTATTACTTACGATATAAAAGGTAGTAACTGGGACAAAAAAAAGTGGTCTAATATCTCAACTCTATATAAGTCAAAGATAGAGAACGGTTCTGTGTATTATACGATTGAAGGTACTACGAGGATAAATGAACCTATATATGAAGAAGCTACAAACCTATTAAAGAGTTTCTCCGGTGAAAAGCTACAAAGTCTTAACGAAAAAAACTTCGTATCAGTATCTGCATACACTGATCGTTGGAACACAAAACTTCCTCTTGGAAATAATCAATTTATGAACTTACATATTGTATACAGAAACTCAAATGACTCTAATGAAAATATAAAAGTGACTATTGGTACCCCTATTATAACTTCTGAATATTAA
- a CDS encoding cytochrome c oxidase assembly protein gives MSNMEHTGQVNFLTGWNPFLFLILLVLAGCYLYITGQGRKKWDESYPVNRTKKFSFLFGVFLFFLAKGTPLNQLGHSLFLIHMAQQSIIYLAVPPLVLVGLPSWLVSSVLKIDLLRKGVTFFTKPLIAIFLFNVLFSFYHIPFIFDAIMSNMLWMNLSILILFPIAFLMWWPVLSPIHGMNELKPLHKIAYLFGMGILLTPACALIIFSKDILYQSYIDLPRLYGVSLLDDQQSGGIVMKVMQEVIYGFVLTRVFFKWVREEKIRTIEEDKVRLERLKQIEKL, from the coding sequence ATGTCTAATATGGAACACACAGGACAAGTGAATTTCCTAACAGGCTGGAACCCGTTTTTATTTCTGATTCTTTTAGTGTTAGCGGGTTGTTATTTATACATTACAGGACAAGGTAGAAAAAAATGGGATGAGTCATATCCGGTCAATAGGACCAAAAAGTTTTCCTTTCTTTTTGGAGTATTTCTATTTTTTCTTGCAAAGGGGACACCCTTAAATCAACTTGGACATTCTTTATTTCTAATTCATATGGCACAGCAATCAATTATTTATTTAGCTGTTCCTCCTTTGGTATTGGTAGGTTTACCATCGTGGTTAGTTAGCTCAGTGCTAAAAATAGATCTATTACGAAAGGGTGTTACATTTTTTACCAAACCTTTAATTGCGATTTTTTTATTTAATGTTTTGTTCTCTTTCTATCATATTCCATTTATTTTTGATGCTATTATGTCTAATATGTTATGGATGAATTTGTCGATTTTAATCTTGTTTCCTATTGCTTTTTTAATGTGGTGGCCAGTTCTATCACCAATACATGGTATGAATGAGTTAAAGCCATTGCATAAAATAGCATATTTATTTGGAATGGGTATCTTGCTAACACCAGCGTGTGCTTTAATTATTTTTTCAAAGGATATTTTATATCAATCATATATTGATTTACCTAGACTTTATGGAGTATCTCTTCTTGATGATCAGCAATCTGGAGGCATTGTTATGAAGGTCATGCAGGAGGTAATTTATGGTTTCGTATTAACAAGAGTTTTCTTTAAATGGGTTCGAGAGGAAAAGATTAGAACTATAGAAGAGGACAAAGTGAGGTTAGAACGTTTAAAACAAATTGAAAAGCTATAA
- a CDS encoding murein hydrolase activator EnvC family protein: MSKKILSLGLVALLGTSTLVIPTNSNTVFANTELEQKKENIHKKRSGVDSSIQKKRSEISNLEQKQKSLDSEIKLLDSKMTETNEQLRQSQGKIEETKEKIDELNKQIREVEERIEERNRLLKDRVRSIQESGGVVSYLDVLLGSQDFSDFVSRVSAVTTIVNADKEIIQEHKEDIKLLEESEVKLNNELNKLAAAITELQSLKQQLKSQVAEKSIIMEQVKNDQIVAEKELYKLEDEVDFLKEQEATIKIEMKRQQGLKDTTTTASNRSTTPSTNGSFMWPAKGTFTSGYGARWGRLHAGVDLANSADNVPIVASADGTVIRSYYSSSYGNVVFISHNINGKIFTTLYAHMDSRLVSSGQSVSKGQQIGYMGNTGRSTGKHLHFEIHDGAWKNPINPMKYLP, from the coding sequence GTGAGTAAGAAGATACTGTCTCTTGGATTGGTTGCTTTATTAGGGACAAGCACCTTGGTAATTCCTACAAATAGTAATACTGTTTTTGCAAACACTGAATTGGAGCAGAAAAAGGAAAATATCCATAAAAAGCGTTCTGGTGTCGATTCAAGTATTCAAAAAAAAAGAAGTGAAATTTCAAACTTGGAGCAAAAACAGAAGAGTCTTGACTCGGAAATCAAACTTCTAGATTCGAAAATGACCGAGACAAACGAACAACTTCGACAAAGTCAGGGGAAGATAGAAGAAACTAAGGAAAAAATAGATGAGTTAAATAAGCAAATTAGGGAAGTAGAGGAGCGTATAGAAGAACGTAATCGTCTTTTAAAAGACCGTGTACGCTCAATACAAGAGAGTGGTGGAGTAGTTAGCTATTTAGATGTCCTACTAGGTTCACAAGACTTTAGTGATTTTGTAAGTCGTGTCAGTGCAGTAACAACAATTGTTAATGCGGATAAAGAAATTATTCAAGAGCATAAAGAAGATATTAAACTTCTTGAGGAAAGTGAAGTTAAACTGAATAATGAACTTAATAAATTAGCAGCAGCTATAACTGAGCTTCAATCTTTGAAACAACAATTGAAGTCACAAGTTGCAGAAAAAAGTATAATAATGGAGCAAGTGAAGAATGATCAAATAGTAGCAGAAAAAGAATTATATAAGTTAGAAGACGAGGTGGATTTTCTTAAAGAGCAAGAAGCAACCATTAAAATAGAAATGAAACGTCAGCAGGGATTAAAAGATACAACTACAACAGCTTCAAACAGATCAACTACTCCCTCAACAAATGGTAGTTTTATGTGGCCAGCAAAAGGGACTTTCACTTCTGGATATGGTGCTCGTTGGGGAAGATTACATGCTGGGGTTGACTTGGCAAATAGTGCAGATAATGTTCCCATAGTTGCATCTGCCGATGGAACAGTTATTCGTTCATATTACTCTAGTAGCTATGGAAATGTCGTCTTCATTTCTCACAATATTAATGGAAAAATATTCACCACTTTATATGCCCATATGGATTCCAGATTAGTAAGTAGTGGACAATCTGTAAGTAAGGGTCAACAAATTGGATATATGGGAAACACTGGTCGATCAACAGGAAAACATTTGCATTTTGAAATTCACGACGGAGCCTGGAAAAACCCAATTAATCCAATGAAATATTTACCTTAA
- a CDS encoding IS1182 family transposase, which yields MIQKQQTMMFSPYVALYDIVVPQDNMLRRIKDLVDFSFIYEELKDKYCLDNGRNAIDPIRMFKYLFLKTIHDVSDVDIVERSKYDMSFKYFLDMAPEEAVIDSSSLTKFRKLRLKDMNLLDMLINKTVEIAIEKEIIKSNSIIVDATHTKARYNQMTPKEILMERSKNLRKTIYKINESMKMKFPVKPNNDVLEDEITYSQKLIEVIEKEESLLEYPKVKEHLNLLKETVADDIEQLQSMKDLDAKVGHKAADSSFFGYKTHLAMSEERIITAATITTGEKNDGKELQTLIEKSIDAGMEIETIIGDTAYSEKDNIQYSKENGIKLVSKLNPLITQGTRKKEDEFGFNKDAGMYVCKAGHMAVRKARQGKKGVGKNQVDTYYFNVEKCKRCPFREGCYKEGAKSKTYSVSLKSDQHSSQAQFQKSVYFQEKSKERYKIEAKNSELKHRHGYNVAKSSGLISMELQGAMAIFTVNIKRILKLLG from the coding sequence ATGATACAAAAACAACAAACAATGATGTTTAGTCCATATGTGGCTCTTTATGATATTGTCGTTCCTCAGGATAATATGTTACGCAGAATTAAGGATCTGGTCGACTTTTCTTTTATTTACGAAGAATTAAAGGATAAATATTGTCTAGATAATGGGCGGAATGCGATAGACCCTATTCGTATGTTTAAATATTTGTTTTTGAAAACCATTCATGATGTTTCAGATGTTGATATTGTCGAGCGTTCAAAATATGATATGTCCTTCAAATATTTTTTGGATATGGCTCCGGAGGAAGCCGTTATTGATTCAAGTTCTTTGACTAAGTTTCGTAAACTTAGGCTAAAAGACATGAACTTATTAGACATGCTTATCAATAAGACGGTGGAGATTGCCATTGAGAAAGAGATTATTAAAAGCAATTCTATTATTGTAGATGCAACCCATACAAAGGCGCGATATAATCAAATGACTCCAAAAGAAATACTTATGGAGCGCTCCAAAAATCTTAGGAAAACCATTTATAAAATTAACGAGAGTATGAAGATGAAATTCCCCGTAAAGCCAAACAATGATGTACTTGAAGATGAGATTACTTATTCCCAAAAGCTCATTGAAGTAATTGAAAAGGAAGAGAGCCTTTTAGAGTATCCAAAAGTTAAGGAACATCTTAATCTCCTGAAAGAAACCGTTGCAGATGATATCGAACAGCTCCAGTCCATGAAAGACCTAGATGCCAAAGTCGGACACAAAGCAGCTGACTCATCATTCTTTGGCTATAAAACTCATCTGGCGATGAGTGAAGAGCGAATTATTACAGCCGCAACGATTACAACCGGAGAAAAAAATGATGGAAAAGAGCTGCAGACACTTATTGAGAAAAGTATAGATGCAGGAATGGAAATTGAAACGATAATTGGAGATACTGCGTATTCCGAGAAAGACAACATTCAATATAGTAAGGAAAATGGAATCAAACTGGTCTCAAAATTAAATCCTTTAATAACTCAGGGTACCCGAAAAAAAGAGGATGAATTCGGATTCAATAAGGATGCGGGCATGTATGTCTGCAAGGCAGGACATATGGCTGTACGGAAAGCTAGGCAAGGTAAAAAAGGAGTAGGTAAAAACCAAGTTGATACCTACTATTTTAATGTTGAAAAATGCAAAAGATGTCCTTTCAGAGAAGGGTGCTACAAAGAGGGAGCCAAAAGTAAAACATATTCTGTTTCCCTTAAGTCAGATCAACATTCATCCCAAGCACAATTCCAGAAAAGTGTATATTTTCAGGAAAAGTCTAAAGAACGTTATAAAATTGAAGCGAAAAATAGTGAGTTAAAACACAGACACGGGTATAATGTGGCAAAATCCTCGGGTCTAATTAGCATGGAATTACAAGGTGCCATGGCTATATTTACGGTAAATATTAAAAGAATACTAAAGCTACTAGGGTAA
- the istB gene encoding IS21-like element helper ATPase IstB → MMSDTIRSMCKSLRLAYVSEIYETIPFDSPTQYLEALFKEEFRLRDKAKVQRLIKNAKFLDSKSLSNYEWNERIRFPTQIDKDGLMSLDFIKQKQNVVLIGSPGTGKSHLATGLGRKACEVGYEVRFYRVSLLIEQLEQALKQDKLASFRKRFEKVDLIILDEMGYLPFSKEGSELLFQLIAEWYEQKSLIITSNLEFSQWNRIFIDSRLTAALVDRLIHHAHVLTFNGGSYRLSNALSKAR, encoded by the coding sequence ATGATGAGCGACACTATCCGTTCAATGTGTAAGTCATTAAGGTTAGCCTATGTTTCGGAAATTTACGAAACAATTCCATTTGACTCTCCGACACAGTATTTAGAAGCGTTATTTAAGGAAGAGTTTCGTTTACGTGATAAAGCAAAGGTACAGCGCCTTATAAAAAACGCCAAATTCTTAGATTCTAAGAGTTTAAGCAATTATGAATGGAACGAGAGAATCCGATTTCCAACACAAATTGATAAAGATGGTTTAATGAGCCTAGACTTTATCAAGCAAAAGCAGAATGTCGTATTAATTGGATCACCAGGGACTGGAAAGTCCCATTTAGCAACAGGATTAGGAAGAAAAGCATGTGAAGTGGGATATGAGGTGAGATTCTATCGTGTTTCTCTCCTCATTGAACAATTAGAACAGGCGTTAAAACAGGATAAACTGGCTTCCTTTAGAAAAAGGTTTGAAAAGGTAGATTTAATTATTTTGGACGAAATGGGCTATCTACCGTTCAGTAAGGAAGGATCAGAACTATTGTTTCAACTAATTGCAGAATGGTATGAACAGAAAAGCTTAATTATTACTTCGAATCTTGAATTTAGTCAATGGAACCGTATATTTATTGACTCAAGATTAACAGCTGCTTTAGTAGATCGTTTAATTCACCACGCACACGTCCTAACGTTCAATGGTGGAAGTTATAGACTATCAAACGCACTGTCTAAGGCTAGATAG
- the istA gene encoding IS21 family transposase, translating to MLAMSDINCIKHLRNKKGLSITKIKETLGINWRTAKKYADEDQLPDSKIKQSNGMMYTDKWGEIVSDWLFEDSKLKKKLRRTKKQIFNELLGLCFKGSYRTVCYFISDWENSHNEEIDKGHDRLEHPPSEAQVDFGVMEVVKDGEFIDTHVLVMSYPHSNAAFAAPLPSENQECFLQGLKLLFTQSGGVPRRIRIDNLTPAVKKVRSKTEEAKLTDAFIQFQNHYGFEVQVCNPRSGHEKGSVENKVGYIRYNFFTTSPVMNSFEDLTETLRKQLQNDRQRLHYEKEVMIEDLWNIEKDFLLELPTEDYPIFKEVEAKVNKFNEAKIDSTLIHIPKASNYPFIYFVLYWDKFKAVSPDGEILLEDFRSYMNKKRAIPWVSIFKDWIRKPRVVPYSRYQKYLPGRVNDYLMVDDLVVRKERLLELVNLLVTHDMKRINEEFYDLISGKNENPFGLDWSEYDSLAPLERGE from the coding sequence ATGCTAGCAATGTCTGATATTAATTGTATCAAACACCTAAGAAACAAAAAAGGCTTATCTATAACAAAGATAAAGGAAACATTAGGGATTAATTGGAGAACTGCCAAGAAATATGCTGACGAGGATCAGTTACCAGATTCTAAGATTAAACAATCAAATGGAATGATGTATACAGATAAATGGGGAGAAATAGTTTCAGATTGGCTATTCGAAGATAGCAAATTAAAGAAAAAGTTACGCCGAACCAAGAAGCAAATATTTAATGAACTACTGGGGTTATGCTTCAAAGGCTCTTATCGTACGGTCTGTTACTTTATATCTGACTGGGAGAATAGTCATAACGAAGAAATAGATAAAGGACATGACCGATTGGAACATCCTCCTAGTGAAGCACAAGTAGACTTCGGGGTAATGGAGGTTGTTAAAGATGGGGAGTTTATCGATACACATGTTTTAGTTATGTCGTACCCGCATAGTAATGCCGCATTCGCTGCCCCATTACCATCTGAAAATCAAGAATGTTTTCTTCAAGGATTGAAACTCTTATTCACTCAATCTGGGGGAGTTCCTAGGAGAATTAGAATTGACAATTTAACTCCGGCTGTTAAAAAAGTAAGATCAAAAACTGAAGAGGCAAAATTAACTGATGCCTTTATCCAATTTCAAAATCACTATGGATTTGAAGTTCAGGTGTGTAACCCACGCAGTGGTCATGAAAAAGGTAGTGTGGAAAACAAAGTAGGTTATATTCGATATAACTTCTTTACAACATCTCCAGTCATGAATAGTTTTGAAGATTTAACGGAAACACTTCGTAAACAGCTCCAAAATGATAGACAAAGACTTCACTATGAAAAAGAAGTAATGATTGAGGACCTCTGGAATATAGAGAAGGACTTTTTACTGGAGTTGCCAACGGAAGATTATCCAATCTTTAAAGAAGTTGAAGCAAAGGTGAATAAGTTTAATGAAGCCAAGATTGATAGCACATTAATACATATTCCTAAAGCATCAAATTATCCATTTATATATTTCGTATTATATTGGGATAAATTTAAAGCTGTTTCCCCCGACGGGGAAATTTTATTAGAAGATTTTAGATCGTACATGAACAAAAAACGGGCTATTCCGTGGGTATCTATCTTCAAAGATTGGATTCGAAAACCAAGAGTAGTACCTTATTCAAGGTATCAAAAATACCTACCGGGTCGAGTTAATGATTACTTAATGGTTGATGATTTAGTGGTTCGTAAAGAAAGATTATTAGAATTAGTTAACTTACTTGTAACACATGATATGAAGAGAATTAATGAGGAATTTTATGATTTAATTTCTGGGAAGAATGAGAATCCCTTTGGGCTAGATTGGTCGGAATATGATTCTTTGGCACCACTAGAAAGGGGTGAGTAA
- a CDS encoding capping complex subunit for YIEGIA yields MGRESTQKPNYEILAFITTDKEKVIGGKPLSLFAKDEKEAESLTVDIAKAMKADVVQMKSGDYLVIRL; encoded by the coding sequence ATGGGACGTGAATCAACACAAAAACCAAATTATGAGATTCTAGCGTTTATTACTACTGACAAAGAAAAAGTAATAGGTGGTAAGCCACTGTCATTATTTGCAAAAGATGAAAAAGAGGCAGAATCTTTAACGGTAGATATCGCCAAAGCAATGAAGGCAGATGTAGTTCAAATGAAATCAGGTGACTACTTGGTCATCAGGTTATAA
- a CDS encoding YIEGIA family protein, with translation MKDGVISSEQIALIVTAIIIGTLARVLTIKEDYRQYPSYPNGYLIHLITGFVAAALGAVAIPALMTKNFVAVTFLTLAIQQFRDVRKTERESLKDLENTEYAYRGDAYIDGISKTFEARNYFALIVSFATGLTIQLVNTNSIWINIICGTIVGFIVLFVLKRFSKGKTVGDIANVKEGKVEIKGSELFVDGIYVSNQLGTENARKLFEKEGLAVVIYPREEHFRITLDNYGQRQAILFETTRSVGVKRYHFTRKEYEEGRVVITLVPIINDINKLVETVKNTPLLESAKKSHSVMQTNLAGRK, from the coding sequence ATGAAGGACGGTGTTATTTCCTCAGAGCAAATTGCACTTATTGTTACTGCAATAATTATTGGAACGCTTGCTCGTGTTCTTACAATAAAAGAAGACTACCGGCAATATCCTAGTTATCCAAATGGATATTTAATTCATTTAATTACAGGATTTGTTGCCGCAGCTTTAGGAGCCGTAGCCATTCCAGCCTTAATGACTAAAAATTTTGTTGCAGTTACTTTTTTAACACTTGCTATTCAGCAGTTTCGAGACGTGCGCAAAACGGAACGAGAGAGTTTAAAAGACCTTGAAAATACTGAATACGCTTATCGAGGCGATGCTTATATAGATGGTATTTCAAAAACATTTGAAGCACGCAACTATTTTGCTCTTATTGTATCTTTTGCAACCGGACTAACTATTCAATTAGTAAATACAAATTCAATATGGATAAATATTATATGTGGAACTATTGTTGGTTTCATAGTTCTCTTTGTACTAAAACGATTTTCAAAGGGGAAGACAGTTGGAGATATTGCGAATGTAAAAGAAGGAAAGGTCGAAATAAAGGGGTCTGAATTATTTGTTGATGGGATATATGTATCGAACCAACTTGGGACTGAAAATGCCCGAAAGTTATTTGAAAAAGAGGGTCTCGCAGTTGTTATCTATCCTCGTGAAGAACATTTTCGTATAACTCTTGATAATTATGGACAGAGGCAGGCTATTTTATTTGAAACTACAAGGTCAGTAGGAGTTAAGAGGTACCATTTCACAAGAAAAGAATACGAAGAAGGACGGGTAGTGATTACGCTAGTTCCTATTATAAATGATATCAATAAACTTGTTGAAACAGTTAAGAACACCCCTTTGCTTGAAAGTGCAAAGAAAAGCCACTCAGTTATGCAAACAAATTTAGCAGGGAGGAAGTAA